In the genome of Osmerus mordax isolate fOsmMor3 chromosome 10, fOsmMor3.pri, whole genome shotgun sequence, the window CACAACTACTTTTGTCTGGTCTTTGAATTATGTTCATATAAAAATGGTGATCCTGGCCTTCTGAGCGTGCCCTTGAACTGCGCACTCTGCTGCCTAGGTACCTGCTAGGCCCGGGGAAGGGATGGATGTGGTATCGTGGTCTGGTCCTGAGTGAGCCATTGGAGCTTCAGACTGTGAGATGAGCTTCTGGAATTCTAGTCATGGAGTCATATGCAGTTCTGGGTAGTTGGACACAGCAGGGTTTTACAATGGAGTTTGGATCATGTTAGACTCGACTATAGAATTTCACTACATACTGCAAGAAAGGTTTCTCCGATCATAGCATCCATTGAcacagtgtaaaaaaaaaactttaaaaaacttaaaaacaaaatggcatATATAAGAAATTACATATTAATAATAcatatttatctttttttttttgttttttttttttacaattgaaCACTGCTTAGGGCTACCAGAATAATTTACAAATACGTTTTTTTAACTGTATAATTGGATCGTTGTAATGATAAAAAGTACAATAGGAAATAGTTGTGTTGCTTTTGTCTCAATTCAATAATATTAGCAGTGTTTCGTTCAACTGTGAAATTTTATATTGAACTCAGACCATTgtaataaaaggcaaaacagtTGTGGATATTGGAAGCTTAAACTGTTGACAAAACAAAATCAGTTTGCATCAAACGAGTATATTTCAAAATCTACCTCAGTTTTGCCAAAACTGTAAAACATGATCTAGCATATAATAAAAATCTCATCCCAGGTGATTTAGCCATTTATCTAGAAAGTGTTTGGCCACGATGGGTGTTCTGCGTCATATTGTATTTGGCAAAGGTTGAATTCCATAACAAAAGCTACATTATTCAAACTGAACTGAAAGTGAACAAAGTGTATTTGAATTTGCAAAAATAAGTATTTCTTTCCTGCCAAGGTCAATTACATGATATGGTTTCTATAAAACAGTCTTATGACCTTCAAGCACCAAGGCTACAAACAGTAGCTCTGTATAGCTTACTGCCATAGTTAATTACCCATATACCTCTCTTCGCTCACCAGAGCATCTGACAGGCATCTGCTtgaatcatctctctctccctccctcttctgtgGAAGTATTAAATGGGCAGTTTGCCCCTTGTTCCTTCCTGCTGGGTCAGATATGAGGACTAGGGGAGCCATTGCCACACGCCGTGGAGACAACACCAAGTGAACCAAGTCTGGCTCTGAGTGCCTGTGAAAAAGCCAGGGAGTCTGGAGtcctggaggcagggaggggggggcaggagagactgGATTTAAGTTGGTGAGGAGCTGGAACCTTAACGTCTCCAGCGTGGAAAAAGTCCTCTTCAGTAGTAGAGTGTGTCATGACAAGAAGTGCTTTCTCCCACATCAATTTTATGAACAATTAGCTTTAGCTGTCATAACATGGTAATCCTTCCACGCCCAGCTTCATCCCCCAGTCTGCTTTTCTCATCCCTTCCACAAGGCTTGGAGAAGACGCTTTCTCAGTGAGACAAGAGAGACGCTGGAAAATGGGGCCAGTCATCTATCATTTCTAACATGTGTGGAGAATAAAATGTCTTGAAATCAGTCTGACCACACATCATTTTAGATattattgttaaaaaaaaaaaagaagggaacAATTTTAGCATGAAATTGTTTTGAAAAGGGTTTGCGGCAAAATATGGCCTGACTTGTTCGCCCAATCAGACCGATTCATATCACACCAGAAAGCACGATGAAGCCGTGCGCCTCACCTCGATGGAATGTTGGAATACTTACCCTTTAGAGTCCAGAATGTTAACGTGCACCAGGGTTAGGCAGGAAACGTAAGCGAATTACTTCTACAATTCCAGAGGCTCTCTGTTATCTGATAAGGGCTGGGGAGCTGAATTGATCCTGATCTTAAACTCTCCTAAGCCAGGGAGATTCTGTAGATATCTCCCCCAGTCTCTCCAGGGCTGTGCACTAATGGCCACACGGTGAGGAAACAATTTCCCCTGCACTTTCGactgattgcgttgcttgtgtTGCTTGAAGCGGGGTTCAAAAAGAGACTGTCTAATCAGAATAACCAATGGGCCCAACATTAAAACAGCTTCCATGTGTATTGGTCAGCAggttgtgtgtgattgaaagaAGAGTGGTTGGGTGAGAAGAATGACTCTGGCCTCTTTATCTGAAGGGAGCTGACATAGGCACCGGTCTGTCTGACGAGTCAGTCATCAACTCTCAGGACATTGTTGTTCTGGGAACCACAACACCAGTGTTTACTTCAAAGCTCTGGAGGCTAAGGACTGTTTTGTAAAGCCAGGGAACTGAACTGGTGTTTGTGGTCTCATGGATATCACTCTGGGGAACGCAGCAACCCTGAGAGCCAATGGACTGGCACTTTACTGAGATGTGGGGGGAGGACTGCAAAGGCTGTGTTGCTGAGTGGTGAGGTAATGCCACAGAGACTTATTAAAGTCCAGGACAAAAGTGTGTCGTCATAGGCCAGCTCCAATCCAGAGGGCTCTGTCATGACCAGAATCAGCTGCCATGCCCATAAAAGTGATGCGAAGTGGAAGGGAGTTCCATGGTTATGTTCTGGTTGGCAGACGACCACAAGTCCATCAATAATGCTGTGGCGGGCAATGGTGACATCGAGGGATTTGATTTGAATCATTCGTAACTGTCAACTGTTTTCTCAAAGTATAAATCTCAGGGTGGTTTTGGTTAAAAAGGACCACTGTAAATATTGTTCTCATGGGCTGTATAATCCCTAACATGCCCTGTCTACCACCCACTCAAATACTTTGCTCCCGTTTCAGAATGTCCCTGTGGATTCATTGATCGGTGTGTTCCAGAGAAACAAGCTTTAACAATAATTTCACCGATTTTACAGTATAATTTGTCTGCTGAGTTCAGTCGACTTATTGAAAACATGCCTGAACTCAAGTGTATTGGgtgaccactgtgtgtgtgcgtgtgcacagaatgtgtgtacatgcagacgtgcaggtggtggtgtgtgtgggagagagtgagacagagacagagatggagagcatgACACAAAATTGCAGTGATATTCTGTCCATTACTCAGTAAGTAGAACCAGTCAGGTTTCCTCAGTCCCACCTGCACACGACACGACCGCTGACACGTCTCAGTGTCATTAAGTGAGACAGACATATTTTGGAGATGATGAACATGGTCAGTTATTACTAAACCAACCCTCCCCtctgggcagggaggggtgtgCCTGTTTCTATGACGTTCCTGACCTTGGTAGATGCTCTCTCAGCAGCTGTTCCCCCCTTCTTCCACGGGTCAAACTGCACCCGTCGTATGGGCTGATCTCCCATCTGGAGGGCAGAGGAAAGAATGAAAATATGGTATGATACAACTGAGACACGAAGGGGTGTTTGACAGCAGGGGTAAAAAGTGAAATGTGTTAAATGCCTACAGATAGTTTTAATTACTTCTATGCTCCGAGCAATTAACCCTACCTAACAAAACCACCTGTTTAtggacccccacccccataaaTCCTTGGATGACATCATACATTCAAATCACTCAAGGCTCTGACATTACACATTAGGTGGCCTCtacctttcccccccccatccaccaccaccaccacacacacacacacaccagacgcaAGGCCCCAACACATGCAGCTTCAGTCTCTGGCATGTTTTTGTTGAATAGAAATAATGTGAAGGGTGTCTGTTTGACTTTTACACAAACAAAGCACAGTTGGAGGCCAAGACTCAAAGCCCAGCTGGCCCTGTTTGTTTTGAGCAGTAATGGTAACCTCAAACATCTTCTGCCAGTGCTTAGAACCGTGTCTGACTGTAGGCTTCATTTATTAGTTTTTGGTCAAATCATATTTTTATTTGGCTTTTGGAATCATTCAGAATCCAAATGGTGACAATCAAACTAAGAACTGGTCTTTCCCTGGAGTGCTGCTGTCTCCtaattgtgtgtttctgtttgtttctcttACTCTCCACCTCCTGTTGTCCTCTCCACATATGGtggactctcctctcctcatgtttACCTCTTGGCATGGACTTGCATGCCTCGTTGCAGGTCCCTGACCCTCGTGATGCTACCGTCCATCTCTGGAAATCTGTTCGTACTCAACCGTGCCTTGCTTCTTTTTGGTGCTTTTCTGAACTTCCTCTGCCCTTGGTAATTGTGTAGCCACTTGACAGCCATGACCTAGCGTCGATGCTAATTCCTCACCAAACTCAACTTGTTAACTGCTGCACCGTGCATGTTTGCGCTGAAGCTAACTTGAGAGGACATCTCTCGTCTTGCTTCTGGCCTGATCCCGGCCTTCCCCTCGCTGCTCTCCATTACTCTTTAAGCTCTCTGAAACAaaatcctccttctcctgcaacTGACCACAGACAAGGTTCAATTAGTTAAAtttgttctctccttttccatCCAGCCCGATGCCAAAAGCCTCTTCTGGTTTACATTTGTTTTAAGCTATTAGGCCACATGGCCTGATAAGGGAGTGgtcagagaaacacaaacatccGTCTCCAAATACATCTGTCACATTCCATATGTGCTGGACTTGAAGTATGAAACAATATCCGTTCCCGGACACCATTGATGTTGGGAACACAGAGGTGAATTTGATGGGCTGTAATGGAATCTCAGGTTCATGTTATCCTTGACAACGTTTTGAATCCTGTATTGCATTAGCAATGTTCTTTGCTCGGTAAACACGTATCCGCTATTTACAAATGCTTTGGGAAATCATTGAACGTTGTTAAGCAATTGTGTTCCGGCAGACAAACAGGAAACATAATTTGTTAAAGACTGTTTTCAAGGAGCATTGGTGTCTAGCATAGACCTAATGTTCAGTGGTGCCTTGAGGCTTGTAAAACCGAAATATGGTCAGTGCAATGTTAAACTTCCGGCTTGTTTGGTCTTGCACTGTGGAGTGGCTCACTGTGCTCCAGTCATAGGTCTATGCCGTGTTTGACGTAAGCAAAATGGTATGCTAGTTTCCTTGTTTTCTGATTAGTTTCAAGCAAAGTTCAGCaaagattattctatgaaaatTCGATTATTTTGAGCCAGGTTCAAgaacaggaaaaaaagaaaggataTTTTTGGATGTTTGGATTGAAGTTAATGGAATGAAACCACCGGAACGAGCTGGGTGCCAaaacggaaatgcaatacctcCAAGATCCATCACGGCCTTTGCTTCAATTTGAGGAGCTGGGGGTGTGGGCTTGGTGTCTAGAAGATGACTTGGTGTAAAGGTTCACATGCTACAACTGTCTTCCCAGCTTCATTTTCGTTTTGGTTGTCATCATGCTGGTTGACTGATTGCTACAGGGAGACCACTAGCAGACAGACATGACTATCACTTCAGCATCTTTATAGTGATATACAATCTATTTCATTTGACTTTTTCATTCTTGTCTGGCAAGACTTCAGTGGGATCTGTGTTGACAGTGAATACGATCATTCAACTGAGTGCCATTTCTGAAGCACTTTCTGGCACAAGTTAAACAACAGTGCAGCACACTGTTGAAATTGGATATTTTACTATTCCATTATAATGACATCAAAGTGGAAGCCGGGTCTTAAACACGCAGTGTCTTGAGTTTTACATGCGTCTTCCTCTCCAGTCAGCAAATGTAAACGTGCCGAGGCGGCGCAATGTCGAGTGGTCTTAGCTTATTAGCATTGTCTGTTGAACACGCAAGTCAAGAGAGCCCTCATGTTTGGGAACATAGAGATTAGCTTGAGAAACAGAGGTTTGAAAGGTGAACTAAACACAGAGTGTAGAGTGCTTCTTGAAATGTATGttgtacattttatatgtgtacTGTAGATATCAGCTTTTCCTCAACATTGTGACTTGGGGAATCGGTCATCATTTATAGGGATTATAAAACTCTGTCAGTTCTATAAATATTCGACGTACATGCCATGAGGCAATCAGGAACTATCTATGAACCCTTTAaagttgatttgtgtgtagcaAATCATTGCCTGTCTCATGCTTTTTTAAATAGGGTTGGTCCCAGTAGAATTTTCGCACCTGGCGTCAAAAGCCTCATCAGCGCCCCTCGTATGGCAGTCCAGTGAAGTTACTGTAGATGTGTTCTACGTTCAGGGGACTGGATGAAGTCTGACCTTCCTTCCACCTCTGTATTCCCAGGGCCTACATGGGTGAATGTTGGGTCGCAGTGGAGTAATGACCTGTATGAACACAGTAACGCAGGGCAGATGCTTTGTCCCCATCGATATATTTAGGTAGTACTCATTTACTGCTCTTAAGTATGTGTTCTTGAATTACTGGGAAAAATTGTTCCCCACTAACAGCTTGAGTAAAAACATGTCATGCCTGTTCTTTTTTGGACATACCTTGGCATGACATAATGAGTGAGTGTTTTGGATGATGTAGTGAAACCAAATATCAGTTGTTGGCCATTGGCACTTACTTCTCTTCCGCTGGTTTTTCCGTTTTGTGTTTGCGCTTGTGTATGTTTGATCCCCCTAAGAGATGTAGTTAGTGCAGTATTTGCCAGTCACAAAGATAAAAAATTATGTTTGCAGATAAAAATGATCATAAACACCTCATTTAGTTTTGTCCATTTCAGCGTCTGGATCATGGAACTCCTCGTTATATACCTTTGAGTAAATAAATGTGGTATTGTAGTTTGCTCCAGatatgacaaacacacagggccTTGAGGTAATGTGAGGAAAGACATGTTTTCAGCTCCAAGTTTTTTCAAAGTCTGAAGCTCAGGTCTTGAGCGaggcgaggcagagagaaaggggttgAATGATGGCTATGGCTAGTATCCACTCCTGAACAAAGCAATGTTGCTATTGTGACTGAGCCACGGACAACTCATGCTTGAATTTCTATTTTTGTagactcctcttcctctccttttgagcACTCAGACAGACATTCCAAAGAGGTACAAAACCTCAACTTCCTAATTGCTTCTATTTGCTTTCTTGAGACTCATTGAGAGATATGCTTAGCGTGCAGGTACtgacagaaagaaaagaaaggctCTTTCAGAGTCCTCCATTCAAAGAAGAATGACAACAAACACGTCTTTCAAATATATCTTCCTTTAGTTTattcatgtactgtacagtatttcaTTTGGTTTCAGAGTCACTATCATTTTATATGACAATAATGGCTATCTTTTACTACAAAAAGTCGaataaataatttaaatgtggaaataaaaataaatatgcaGTTTATTCTTTGTAACAGTCCTTCTTTGAGTGGGTATGCTTCTCCCTTCTCTTAGCACCCTGTAATGTGGGGGTACTGTTCTAAAAGACCACACAGGTACACAACGTACAATAAGACTACATGTGGCAACTATGCTTGCATGACAAAATCAATTCCAGTTGCTATTTCAAACACACAATTGAAAAAGAAGCAAACATTGTCCGTACAATTTATCAAACCAAAACAAGGAAGCAATATGAGTGGAAACAATGGAATGAAAATAATAGACGGAAACATTTTAATATTTCTTCATTTTGTAAATATAAGCAACTCCATAGTATAGCTGAGAAAGTAGGCATTGGACCTTTTGATCCCAAATATAATTTCCTGTCTGCAACACGTGAgatattaacagacaaaacaattcAGATTTCTTTATTTAATTCCTATCTTTCCTGTCTGTGCTATTCAGAGAAGGAGGTCAAGTGAAGTGAATGCTTCAGGCTAACATAATGGATTGGGCTATGGGTAAATGACTGCCAATGCTATCTGACAGAGAATGTTCTACCTCAAGGTAACAAACCGGCACAATTGCTGGGCCTCCTCCACACATGGGCCTTTTTGTGTTATTTCCAACAAACAGGAACTAACCAAGTCTAGAGGAAATGGCTTTTTTTTAATGCTCAAATCCTAAACACAGGAATGGGCTCATTTAGTCATTAAGACAAGTCACAGGAATGCCCAGTGCCTCTCTGACCGCAGGGACCCAAGCCATGCGAGTGCTGACACAacttttccacctctctctccctctccctctctacgtctagctctctctccctgtcccctcatttctcctctcgctcctgccctctctctatcagggccagtgggagagaggcctagctagctaactgacaaACTAGGGAGCGCCGTGGGAGAGTCCTGCTGAGTGAGGTGCTCCCCAGCCTGTCAGAGGCGCTGGCTGCTCCGGGCCGGAGAGAAGGGCCTCTCTGGCCTGTCAGCAGCCTGTCTCCAGAGCCCGAGAGCCCCCAGGGTCGACACGTGCTACCCTACACCCAGCCTCACAGAGATGGATTACAACTGGCTGGAGCTGAGATACACCTTCCACCTTTAACAAGCGCTGTGGTGTGTCCTCTGGGTGTTTTCACAGGTGGATTTCGAGCCTTTGGGACACCTCTCACTGCGCTAGAGCGGTTTCAATCCGTGTTAAGAGTCCAACAGGACCTTCCAAGACCTTCACGTGAACTGGCGCTGAAAATTCAACTCAAGTCTTCTGACCAGTCACATAGTTTTGCTTGGATTTCTCGGCCTCCACATTTGGTCATGCtaataaaaagttctcaaataTCTATACAAAAttctaaaaaaacaaaagaatggGCAGCAAAAGTATAGTGCCTGTCTCTTGATAAACACGCATTTGTTTTCAAATCAGTCCAACAAAATATTTTACAAATCCCTTTTTTGTTGAAACGTCTTTGCTTCTCCTGCGTCCAGTGAAGGagttgtgttggagtgtgtgtaacGTGTACTTGTGGTGTGAGAGTGTCTGCTTTGGTCTCTGTCCTTGTAACCAAGGGACTGTGGCATCCTCAGTACGAGTTGCCTAGCTGCACCGGGGTGTTGTTCTCGTTCCGGCTCTTGGCGGCCAATCGGGAGTGTTTCTTGTTGCGTCGTTGCGGCTTGGGAGTCTCCTTGGCGTCTGATTGGTTGTGATGGCGGCTGTAGCGCTTACACTTGCAGGAGGTGACCACGCGGATTTTGTAAGTCCGTCTGTTGCCGTTGGGACACTGCAGCTGAACCCTCTGGGTCCGGGAGTGGGCAGGGATGCAGCGGTAATCGGAGGCGCTGCTTCGCCACCATTTGCCGCGGACGATGGagttggggaggaggtgggcggGCATGCACTGGCCCGAGCACACCAGCTCCCTGACAGGCTTGGCACTTCGGCAGGATCCGTCTGTGATGTAACGCGTGGAACGCAGTTCTCTGCAGCTTAGCTCCGAGGGacctggggagcagggggggaagggggagagcagggttACAGTCGAGGACTCGCTCCGATGCAAACGCTTCCCACCAACCTGAGGGGCTTCGGGTCTTAAGCTATTCAACAACTACAGATGTGTCTTAGTGGAATAAGTGGCAGCATTTGTCAGAATTGTGCTTACATCAGCCTGGTTTTAAGTTTCCACGGAGCATACAGTGATTCGTTAGAGTTTTGGTACATATTTC includes:
- the sost gene encoding sclerostin, translated to MQVSLALLVSSSMLLLLQGCCTAVQGWRVLKNDATENIPEFTGETQTPKEPIQTSNNNTMNRAKNGGRRSSVNTPTYSPSELSCRELRSTRYITDGSCRSAKPVRELVCSGQCMPAHLLPNSIVRGKWWRSSASDYRCIPAHSRTQRVQLQCPNGNRRTYKIRVVTSCKCKRYSRHHNQSDAKETPKPQRRNKKHSRLAAKSRNENNTPVQLGNSY